The window GCGGTAGCGGCGCATGGCGGCAAGCGGTTGGTTCATGGCAGCGACTCTCTTGATCGGTTAATGGTTTTTGCTTACCATAAATCACTTGTAAAGGGTATCTCTAAAAAGGCAATTTTTAGAGGTGCCCTAAAGATATTTGCCAGAGAATAATATTCCGGAGTACAATTCACTTGTCGGGATTTTACGCGGCCTGGACACCGGGGTTTGGAATTATTCAGGAATATCAGGGAGGCAGGGCAAATGGCAACAATCAATTCGCTTGACAGGGAGCGGACCGTTATCATCCGGCGCCTGGACGCCGCCCATCAGACGTCCACTTTCCGGGAGTTCCGACCCCTGGGCAAAGAGATGAACCAGGCCGTCCAGAAAGTCGTGGTGGAAATGTTCGACGCCCTCGGCGGTCCGTCGCTGATCAAGTCCAGCGGCGACGTTTATATCAAGCCCAATGTGGTCGGCACCAACGCCTATGTCCATACCCGGCCCGAGGTGACGGAAGCGGCCGTGCGCTACTGGCAGGCGGCCGGCGCCCGCCGCGTCTTTGTCCTGGAAAACAGTACCCAGGCCACTTATACCCGGCTGGTCTTCGAGATGACCGGCTACAACGCCCTGTGCAAGCGGACCGGCGCCGTTCCCGTTTATCTGGACGAGGAAAAATCGGTACCCTACGACTTTACCGGCAAACCGCCGGCCGATAAGGAACCCCGCGGCTATGAGCGGACGACGTTCGGCCTGCCGCGGACGGTCCATGAAAAATTGATCCTGGAAAGAGACGCCAACCTCTATGTGAGCCTGCCCAAGCTCAAGACCCACTCCATGTCGGTGGTCACCCTGGGCATTAAAAACCAGTGGGGCTTTCCGGTCCACCGCGACCGCAGTCCCGACCACAATTACAATCTCCACCACAAGCTGGCGGACGTTCTTTCCCTGGTGCGGCCCGACGTCACCCTGATCGAGGGGGTGGAAGGCACCATCCACGGCCATTACCCGGCCCTGGCCCTGGCCGACCGCTGCGTCAGGCCTTTCCGGGTCATGATCGGCGGCCGCAACGTGGTGGCGGTGGATATCGTCGGCGCGGGCGTCTTCGGCCAAAAAATCGCGGATGTGCCCCACCTGAAGATCGCCGTTGAAAAAGGCCTGGGCGGCGCCGTCCGGAGCGAAGCCGATATCATCATCACCGGCGATTATACGTCCTTCGATGATTTGGATATCCTGGGCGAGTGGGACCGCTATGGCGGCTCTTATCCCTTTGACCTGATCCAGGAATTTCCCGAAAACATCACCATCATCAAAGGAAAGGAGATGGCCTGCCGGGAGGGATGCGTCAATAACTCCCTCAACACCCTGCAGATGCTGGCATTCGATCACCGCAGCCGGGGCGGATGGACCCTGGCCATGGGCAAAGGATTTGACCAGAACGTCATCGACGGTATCGCGGGCCCGGTATTCGTGGTCGGTCCCTGCGCCGTCAACGAGATCGGCGACAGGCTGGTCGAACGGCTTGGCCGAAGCCGAGTTTATTTCAGCCGTGAGTGCAACGACCTGACCGCCATCGTCGAGTCCCTCTGCCACCTGATGCGGGTCAGCCCCCTGAAACTGGCGCCACCGATCAATCCCATCAAGGGCCTTTACCTGATTCATCAGGCCCGGCAGAATAACAGCACCGCCCGCATGACCAACCCGGCGGCCAATATCGTCAAGTTCCGCTGAACCTGAGGGGTGGCGGCCGGAAAAGATATTGACAGTGACGGCGGTCCTGCTATACAACATATCCAAAAAAACCAGCAGGTTGTTTCCGTTTGCCTCCTTTTATATCCCAAGAAAAACAATCGGATGAAACCAAATGGTTCGTGTATTGATCCGGTGAGGCGGGGAATTTGATGACAGTAGACAACCAGGACGGCACTCATCCTCTGAATATCCTCATCGTGGACGACGAGGCCAATATCCGCAAGACGCTGGCGGTCTGTCTGGAGTCCCGCGGTCATGCCGTAACTGCCGTGAGCAATGGCGCGGACGCCCGGGCCGAAGCCGAACGCCGGGTCTTTGACCTGGCTTTTGTGGATTTGCGGCTGGGCACGGAGAACGGGCTTGACCTGATTCCGCCCCTGCTGGGCGCCTGCCCCTGGATCAGCATCGTTATCATCACGGCGTATGCCTCCATCGATACCGCCGTGGAGGCCATGAGGAGGGGCGCGGCGGATTACATCGCCAAACCGTTTACTCCCGAACAGGTCCAGCTCGTCACCGACCGGCTGGCGGTCGTCCGCGGCATGGGGCAGCGCATCGCGACCCTGAAGGAGGAACTGGCGCGACTGCATCCGGAGGCCACCTTCGTCTCCCGGCATCCCGTCATGCAGCGTGCCATGGAGCTTGCCCGGCAAGTGGCCGCAACCGAAGCGGTCATCCTGTTGAGAGGCCCCAGCGGCACGGGAAAGTCCGTTCTGGCCCGTGCCATCCACGGCTGGAGCCGGAGAGCCGAAAAACCCTTCGCTACGGTATCCTGCCCGACGCTGAGTCCGGATCTGCTCGAGAGCGAGCTCTTCGGTCACGTCAAAGGCGCTTTTACCGGAGCCGTCCGGGACAACCCCGGCCGGGCCGCCGCCTGCGAGGGCGGAACCCTGTTCCTGGATGAGATCGGCGATCTGCCCCTGCCGCTTCAGTCCAAACTCCTCCGATTCCTTCAGGATCGTGAATATGAACGCGTGGGCGATCACCGGACGCGAAAGGCGGACGTCCGTATCATTGCCGCCACCAACACCGATCTGGAGAAGGCGGTCCGCGAAGGCCGCTTCCGTGAAGACCTGTTTTATCGTCTGAACGTCATTCCCATCGACCTGCCGCCTCTGGCGGATCGCCCGGATGACGTGGAGATGCTGGCCAACAATATGCTTATATTTTTCGGCGCGCAGAATCACAAGGTATTGAAGGGGTTCAGCGATGAGGCCAACATGGCCTTGCGCCGGTATGCCTGGCCGGGCAATATCCGGGAACTGCGCAACGCGGTCGAACGGGCGGCGATTCTATGCACGGGGGACATTGTCCAGAGGGAACAGCTTCCCGCTTCCATCTGTCCGCGTACTTCCCTGCCTCAGCTGGGCGATCCCGTTTCCCTGAAAACAATCGAGGAAAATCATATCCGCCGGGTTGTCGCCGCCACCAGAACCCTCCAGGAAGCGGCTAATATCCTGGGGATTGACCAAGCCACCCTGTGGCATAAACGCAAGCAATACAACATCTGATGATACCAATTCCTAATCAAAATCCTCTCTGTGTTGGCCGTGTCGTCAGCCTTTCTTCTTCCTGCCGCCTTGTAAAACACAAGGCCGGTTCGGGGTCATCCTTGCCCATTACAAGGAAATTTTTTCGACTCTAAAGCGTAACTTATCGCATTTGCATAGCTTTATCGAATGGCACGACTTGTGCTCACAAGAGTGTCGGAGGATATCATTATGATTGGGATCAGACAAAAGCTGACATTGGGATTCGGAGGGCTGCTCGCTGTCATTGTCATTGTCGGCGCTCTGACGATGGTCCAGATCGAGGAGCTCGGGCAAGCCATTGACATGATTCTACGGGAAAACTATCGCAGCGTGGCGGCCTGCCAGGAAATGAAGGAATCCCTGGAGCGGATGGACAGCGGCACCCTGTTTACCCTGGCCGGAAACGAGCAGGAGGGGAATCGCCTGATCAAGGAATATGCCTCCCGTTTCCGATCCGCCCTGGATGTTGAACTGGGCAATGTTACCCTTCCCGGCGAACACGAAAAGGCCGAGATGATCAAAGGTCTGTTTGACCGGTACGTCGAGGTTATCCCTCTGGTAACCCAAACTTCAAGGCCTTTCGTGGAGAGGCAGACCGATTATTTCTTAAAATTGCAGCCGCTGTTCCGGGAGATCAAACAGGTTGCCCAGGACATCCTGCTGATGAATCAGGCCAGCATGAACGAGGCCGACAATGCCGCCCGGCGTTTATCGGAAATCGCCCGTCGGCGCATGCTGAACGCGATCATGGTCGCCGCTTTTCTGGCGCTCCTGTTCAGCTATCTTGCCCAGCGCTGGATCCTGAGGCCGATCAACCGGCTGACTGAATCGGTGAACGAAATCCGCGAGGGGAATTTTGACCTTGTTCTGGAAGCGGGGTCAAAGGATGAGATCGGCCGGCTTTCGGAATCTTTCAATGAGATGACGGCCGCGTTGCGCCACGTCCGCAAAAAGGAACGGGTCAATCTGGTGCGGACGAAACAGGCGACGGAAGAAGTTTTCAAGGCGCTTCCGACCGCCATCGCCGTGCTCGATCTCGATGGGAAAGTGGAGGTTGCCACGGAAACGGCGGACCGGCATTTCGGTCTCAAAACCGGAGTCATGGCCGGCGATCTCGGATATGAGTGGCTTTCACCTCTGACCCGGAAAGCGCTGGACGAGAACCGGATCGTTGAGCGCGATCCTAAAAATGGTTATGTTCAGCAATTTGTCGGCAATCGCGAATATTTTTTTCAGCCCATGGCGGTGCCGATCCCGGTCGGTACGGAGCACCGGGAACCTACCGGTGTGGCCCTGATTCTCAAAGACGTCACCCAGGTCCATGAGCAGCAGGAAATGAAACGCGGGGTCGTATCCACCGTTTCTCATCAACTCAAAACGCCGCTGACCTCTCTCCGTCTGTCCATCCACCTGCTGCTGGAGGAGCGGATCGGTCTTCTCAATGAAAAGCAGACCGAACTGCTGCTGGCCGCAAGAGACGACAGTGAACGGCTGGTGGTCATTCTCAATGATCTGCTCGACATCAACCGCATCGAATCCGGGAGATCAGGGTTGAAACCGGAACCCGTCACGCCGCGGGCGCTGGCCGGGGATGCCATGGAACCTTTTGTCGCGGACGCCAGAGATAAGGGTATTACCATGAACAATGACGTTTCCAATGACTTGCCGGAAGTCATGGCGGATATCGGAAAGATTCGCCAGGTGTTCGCGAATCTTCTGGCCAACGCGTTGCGGTTTACCGACCCCGGCGGCAAGGTGACCATCCGGGCTTTCCGGGAAGAAGGACGTCTGGTTTTTTTCGTGGAAGACACCGGTAAAGGGATTCCCGCGGAAGATTTGAACCATCTGTTCGAACAGTTTTACCGGGCGTCCGGGCAGGATGACAAATCAGGCGTGGGGTTGGGTCTGGCCATCGTGAAAGAGCTTGTCACCGCCCATGGCGGAGAAGTGAGCGCGGACAGCGTAGTCGGGGGAGGATCGGTTTTTCGTTTCACGCTTCCCCTGAAAACGGATCCCCCGGGAACGCGCGGATGAAAGTAATGGAGGCGAAGCCTTGCCGTTGAGCCCAATCCGCCTGAGGAATATCCGGGGTAACGGCCGTTGGCGAAAGGATAAGAGGAACCCGTCATGCTTTTTCTGTCGGCAATTGTACTGGCGTTATGCATGGTCTATCTGGTCTGGGTCATTATCAATCCGGAACGATTTTAGCGGGGCGATGACATGTCGATTGTTTTTATAATACTCTTTCTCGGAACAGCCGCCTTGCTGTCGTGGCCGCTGGGCCTCGCCATGACCCGGGCGATGAACCCCGGCGAAAAGGCCGGCGGTTATCGGGGTGACGTCGACAGGCTCTTCCGGAAGGTCGCGGGCCAGGCCATTGCCAGGGAACAGTCCTGGAAAGCGTACGCGCTGTCCCTGCTTCTTTTTAATGCCGTCATGTTCATCACCGGGGCCGCGATCTTGTCCTTGCAGCAGGTGCTCCCTCTCAATCCGGACGGCAAGGGCGCGCTTTCGCCCGACCTGATCTTCCATACCGCGGCCTCATTCACGGCGAATACCAACCAGCAGCACTATTCCGGCGAGGTGTCGCTGAGCTACCTGTCCCAGATCTTCGGTCTGATGTGGCTGCAATTTGTTTCCGCGGCCACCGGCATAGCCGCACTGACCGCTCTTTCCAGGGGACTCGCGGGAAATGTCCTTTTGGGAAATTTCTATCGCGATCTGTTACGGGCGACTTTTCTGGTGTTGTTGCCCTTGGCCGTGGTGACGGCGCTGCTGCTGATCAGCGGCGGTGTTCCCATGACATTCCAGGGCATGGTCACGGCCGGAACCCTGGAAGGCACGATGCAGACCATTGGCAGGGGGCCGGTCGCGGCTTTCGTGGCGATTAAACAACTGGGTACGAACGGCGGCGGTTTTTTCGGTCCCAACTCGGCGCATCCGTTTGAGAACCCGTCCTTTTTTACCAACCTGATCGAATGCCTGAGTATTCTCCTGCTGCCCATGGCTTCGGTCTGGATGTTCGGCCGGATTTCGGGGCGGATGCGTCACGCTGCTATTATATTCGCGGTCATGGCCGTCCTGCTGGCCGGAATGACCGGACTGGCCGTTTTTTTTGAGAAGACACCGACGGCGGCCCTGGCCGGGTTGCCGGTTCAGGCGGTCGGCAACCTGGAGGGCAAGGAGCTTCGCTTCGGTCCTGCCGCCGGTCCGCTGTGGGGTGCGCTCACGACAGCCACCAGCAACGGTTCGGTCAACAGCATGCACGACAGTTTCAATCCGCTGACGGGACTTATCCCGCTGGCCGGTATGTGGTTGAACGTGGTGTTCGGCGGGGTGGGGGTGGGACTGATCAACATGTTCCTCTATATTATGATCGGGGTGTTCATCGGCGGCCTGATGATCGGCCGGACTCCGGAGTATTTCAGCCGCAAGGTCGAGACCCGCGAGATGAAGCTCGCCCTGCTGGCGCTGCTGATTCATCCCCTGCTCATCCTGGGGGGAACGGCCGCGTTTGCCGTGACGTCCTGGGGCGCGTCAACAGTGCACAACCCCGGCGCCCGCGGGTTCACGGAAATTCTGTATGAGTTCTCTTCGGCGGCGGCCAACAACGGATCGGGTTTCGAGGGACTGGTCGATAACACCGTCCCCTGGAATATCGCCACCGGCCTTGTCATACTGCTGGCCCGGTTCATTCCGATGATTCTCCCCCTGGCCATCGCGGGTTCCCTGGCCGGGAAAAAACCGGTGCCGGAAACCACGGGGACCCTGCGGACGGACACCCTCCTGTTCGGCCTGGTGATCCTGGGCAGCGTCATCTTTATCGGGGCGTTGCTGTTTTTACCGGTTGCCGTCCTCGGCCCGATCGCCGAACATCTGGCGGCCGGTGTGTGAGCCGCGGCCGGGGGAATATGAGGAACGATTCATGAGCGACCATATCAATGAAAACATACGGTTAAAGCTGGACCGGCGTAAGGCCCGCGGGGCTTCTCTGTTCGAAAGGGCGCTGCTGCGAACCGCCGCGAGACAGGCCGTGGTTATGCTGAAACCCTGGGGCATGGCGCGGAATCCGGTCATGTTCGTTACCGAGATCGGGGCGGTTCTGACCACATCCGTTCTCGTTTCCAACCTGATTGATGACCGTACGGCGTTGATGTATACGTTCGCGGTCACGGTAATCCTGTGGCTGACCGTGCTTTTTGCCAACTTCGCGGAAGCCCTGGCCGAAGCCCGGGGCAAGGCCCAGGCGGATACGTTAAGGCGAACCCGACGCAAGTCTCCCGCCTGCCGGGTGAACAACGGCGCCATGGAACAGATCGGCTCCGATGAACTCCGCCAGGGCGATGTCGTGCTGGTGGCCGCCGGGGAGATTATACCCGGCGATGGGGAGGTGATCGAGGGTGCCGCCACCGTGGATGAATCGGCGATTACCGGAGAGTCCGCGCCGGTTGTGCGGGAGGCGGGGGGAGACCGGTCGGGAGTTACCGGCGGAACGCGCGTTCTCTCCGACTGGCTCAGAATTCGGATCACCGCGGGGGCGGGCGAGTCATTTCTCGACCGCATGATCGCCCTGGTCGAGGGCGCGGTCAGGCAGAAAACGCCCAATGAACTGGCGTTGACCGTGACACTGGCGGGGCTGACCCTGGCCTTTCTCATGGTGACCGGAACCCTCTGGCCCATTGGCCGCTATTTCGGCGTGGACCTGCCGGTCCCGACAATGATCGCCTTGCTGGTCTGTCTTATTCCTACCACCATCGGCGCGCTGCTCGCGGCCATCGGTCTGGCGGGCATGGACCGCGCTCTTTCGGCCAACGTGCTGGCCAAGAGCGGCAAGGCGGTGGAACTGGCCGGCGACATCGACACCCTTCTTCTGGACAAGACCGGCACCATCACCATGGGCAATCGCCAGGCGACCGCATATCATCCTCTGCCGGGAGTCACCACAGAACGGTTGGCCGAAGCCGCCATGTGCGCCTCTTTTGGAGATCAGACGCCCGAGGGGAAATCCATTATTCGTCTGGGGGAGGAGACCCTCGGTGCCGGCGCGCCGGGAAAATTCCCCCAGGCCAGGGTGATCCCGTTTACCGCGCAGACACGATTGAGCGGCCTCGACCTCCCGGACGGCCGCGGCTTCCGCAAGGGGGCTTCCGACGCCGTTTGCGCCTGGCTCCGGGAACAGGGAGCCTTAATTCCCGGGACGACGAAAGGGATTGTGGATCATGTCGCCCGACAGGGTAGTACGCCGATTGTTGTCGCCGAAGGGACGAATCTCCTGGGGGTGGTGGCGTTGTCGGACGTGCTCAAACCGGGGATCCGGGATCGATTTGAACGTCTGCGCGCCATGGGGTTGCGCGTCGTCATGGTGACCGGCGACAATCCCCTGACCGCCGCCGCCATCGCCGGGCAGGCCGGTGTTGATGATTACATCGCCGAAGCCAGGCCGGAAGATAAGCTGGCTTATATCCGCCGGGAACAGCGAGAGGGAAGACTGATCGCCATGATGGGAGACGGCACCAACGACGCTCCGGCCCTGGCCCAGGCGGACATCGGTATTGCCATGAACTCCGGCACCCAGGCGGCCAAGGAGGCCGGCAATATGGTGGACCTGGACAGCGATCCGACCAAACTGATCGAGGTCATCGAAATCGGAAAACAATTGCTCATGACCCGGGGCGCGCTGACCACCTTCTCCATCGCCAATGACGTGGCCAAATACTTCGCCATCATACCGGCCATGTTCATGCTGGCCATTCCGCAGCTCGCGGCGTTGAACATTATGGGTTTATCCACCCCCGGCAGCGCGATTCTTTCCGCCCTGATTTTCAATGCCGTCATCATTCCGATCCTGATTCCCATCGCCATCAAAGGGGTCAGATACCGACCTCTGGGGGCGGACACGATCCTGAGGCGGAACCTCCTGATCTATGGTCTGGGGGGGATCATCGCTCCATTCGCCGGGATCAAGCTGATTGATTTGGGCTTGCGCCTGACAGGATTAATTTAGGGCGGGGGGGTATCATGGATAACACGATTGAAAAGACGGACTTTTTCAGCCAGGCAGTGACATCCGTCCGGATCGTATTTGTCACCATGGCCATGTGCTGCTTCTTTTATCCCCTGGTGATACTCGGCCTTGGACAAACATTGAGGCCACATGCGGCGAACGGGTCATTGGTATATAATGATAAAGGAGAAATCGTCGGCAGCGAGCTGATTGCCCAGGAATTTTCCCGGCCCGGCTACTTCTGGCCCAGGCCATCGGCGGTAGATTACAATGCCGCCGCCGCCGGCGGTAGCAACTGGTCTCCGACGAATCCGGCGATTCGCGACAGGGCCATGGCCAGGCTGGACCGCCTCGGCGTTGTACCCGGCCGGCCCGTGCCCGCCGATCTGGTCGCCGCGTCCGGGAGCGGCCTTGATCCGCATATTACCCTGGCGGCCG of the Thermodesulfobacteriota bacterium genome contains:
- the kdpC gene encoding potassium-transporting ATPase subunit KdpC, with the protein product MDNTIEKTDFFSQAVTSVRIVFVTMAMCCFFYPLVILGLGQTLRPHAANGSLVYNDKGEIVGSELIAQEFSRPGYFWPRPSAVDYNAAAAGGSNWSPTNPAIRDRAMARLDRLGVVPGRPVPADLVAASGSGLDPHITLAAAMYQAERVASARGLSVETVTALLGKQARRPGGMLFPQPLVNVLLVNMALDGMDK
- a CDS encoding DUF362 domain-containing protein gives rise to the protein MATINSLDRERTVIIRRLDAAHQTSTFREFRPLGKEMNQAVQKVVVEMFDALGGPSLIKSSGDVYIKPNVVGTNAYVHTRPEVTEAAVRYWQAAGARRVFVLENSTQATYTRLVFEMTGYNALCKRTGAVPVYLDEEKSVPYDFTGKPPADKEPRGYERTTFGLPRTVHEKLILERDANLYVSLPKLKTHSMSVVTLGIKNQWGFPVHRDRSPDHNYNLHHKLADVLSLVRPDVTLIEGVEGTIHGHYPALALADRCVRPFRVMIGGRNVVAVDIVGAGVFGQKIADVPHLKIAVEKGLGGAVRSEADIIITGDYTSFDDLDILGEWDRYGGSYPFDLIQEFPENITIIKGKEMACREGCVNNSLNTLQMLAFDHRSRGGWTLAMGKGFDQNVIDGIAGPVFVVGPCAVNEIGDRLVERLGRSRVYFSRECNDLTAIVESLCHLMRVSPLKLAPPINPIKGLYLIHQARQNNSTARMTNPAANIVKFR
- the kdpA gene encoding potassium-transporting ATPase subunit KdpA, whose product is MSIVFIILFLGTAALLSWPLGLAMTRAMNPGEKAGGYRGDVDRLFRKVAGQAIAREQSWKAYALSLLLFNAVMFITGAAILSLQQVLPLNPDGKGALSPDLIFHTAASFTANTNQQHYSGEVSLSYLSQIFGLMWLQFVSAATGIAALTALSRGLAGNVLLGNFYRDLLRATFLVLLPLAVVTALLLISGGVPMTFQGMVTAGTLEGTMQTIGRGPVAAFVAIKQLGTNGGGFFGPNSAHPFENPSFFTNLIECLSILLLPMASVWMFGRISGRMRHAAIIFAVMAVLLAGMTGLAVFFEKTPTAALAGLPVQAVGNLEGKELRFGPAAGPLWGALTTATSNGSVNSMHDSFNPLTGLIPLAGMWLNVVFGGVGVGLINMFLYIMIGVFIGGLMIGRTPEYFSRKVETREMKLALLALLIHPLLILGGTAAFAVTSWGASTVHNPGARGFTEILYEFSSAAANNGSGFEGLVDNTVPWNIATGLVILLARFIPMILPLAIAGSLAGKKPVPETTGTLRTDTLLFGLVILGSVIFIGALLFLPVAVLGPIAEHLAAGV
- the kdpB gene encoding potassium-transporting ATPase subunit KdpB encodes the protein MSDHINENIRLKLDRRKARGASLFERALLRTAARQAVVMLKPWGMARNPVMFVTEIGAVLTTSVLVSNLIDDRTALMYTFAVTVILWLTVLFANFAEALAEARGKAQADTLRRTRRKSPACRVNNGAMEQIGSDELRQGDVVLVAAGEIIPGDGEVIEGAATVDESAITGESAPVVREAGGDRSGVTGGTRVLSDWLRIRITAGAGESFLDRMIALVEGAVRQKTPNELALTVTLAGLTLAFLMVTGTLWPIGRYFGVDLPVPTMIALLVCLIPTTIGALLAAIGLAGMDRALSANVLAKSGKAVELAGDIDTLLLDKTGTITMGNRQATAYHPLPGVTTERLAEAAMCASFGDQTPEGKSIIRLGEETLGAGAPGKFPQARVIPFTAQTRLSGLDLPDGRGFRKGASDAVCAWLREQGALIPGTTKGIVDHVARQGSTPIVVAEGTNLLGVVALSDVLKPGIRDRFERLRAMGLRVVMVTGDNPLTAAAIAGQAGVDDYIAEARPEDKLAYIRREQREGRLIAMMGDGTNDAPALAQADIGIAMNSGTQAAKEAGNMVDLDSDPTKLIEVIEIGKQLLMTRGALTTFSIANDVAKYFAIIPAMFMLAIPQLAALNIMGLSTPGSAILSALIFNAVIIPILIPIAIKGVRYRPLGADTILRRNLLIYGLGGIIAPFAGIKLIDLGLRLTGLI
- a CDS encoding ATP-binding protein yields the protein MIGIRQKLTLGFGGLLAVIVIVGALTMVQIEELGQAIDMILRENYRSVAACQEMKESLERMDSGTLFTLAGNEQEGNRLIKEYASRFRSALDVELGNVTLPGEHEKAEMIKGLFDRYVEVIPLVTQTSRPFVERQTDYFLKLQPLFREIKQVAQDILLMNQASMNEADNAARRLSEIARRRMLNAIMVAAFLALLFSYLAQRWILRPINRLTESVNEIREGNFDLVLEAGSKDEIGRLSESFNEMTAALRHVRKKERVNLVRTKQATEEVFKALPTAIAVLDLDGKVEVATETADRHFGLKTGVMAGDLGYEWLSPLTRKALDENRIVERDPKNGYVQQFVGNREYFFQPMAVPIPVGTEHREPTGVALILKDVTQVHEQQEMKRGVVSTVSHQLKTPLTSLRLSIHLLLEERIGLLNEKQTELLLAARDDSERLVVILNDLLDINRIESGRSGLKPEPVTPRALAGDAMEPFVADARDKGITMNNDVSNDLPEVMADIGKIRQVFANLLANALRFTDPGGKVTIRAFREEGRLVFFVEDTGKGIPAEDLNHLFEQFYRASGQDDKSGVGLGLAIVKELVTAHGGEVSADSVVGGGSVFRFTLPLKTDPPGTRG
- a CDS encoding sigma-54 dependent transcriptional regulator, whose translation is MTVDNQDGTHPLNILIVDDEANIRKTLAVCLESRGHAVTAVSNGADARAEAERRVFDLAFVDLRLGTENGLDLIPPLLGACPWISIVIITAYASIDTAVEAMRRGAADYIAKPFTPEQVQLVTDRLAVVRGMGQRIATLKEELARLHPEATFVSRHPVMQRAMELARQVAATEAVILLRGPSGTGKSVLARAIHGWSRRAEKPFATVSCPTLSPDLLESELFGHVKGAFTGAVRDNPGRAAACEGGTLFLDEIGDLPLPLQSKLLRFLQDREYERVGDHRTRKADVRIIAATNTDLEKAVREGRFREDLFYRLNVIPIDLPPLADRPDDVEMLANNMLIFFGAQNHKVLKGFSDEANMALRRYAWPGNIRELRNAVERAAILCTGDIVQREQLPASICPRTSLPQLGDPVSLKTIEENHIRRVVAATRTLQEAANILGIDQATLWHKRKQYNI